The following are encoded together in the Capsulimonas corticalis genome:
- a CDS encoding ArsR/SmtB family transcription factor encodes MPKKEKTVESAKDLALMFKTLGDPTRIRIFRYLRHRCWPVTVEDGEDKWMSVGPTVGEVSRVVSGSKKITAKVSHHLKEMRLAGLISIHRQGKTMVCGVSQKAIDALSEFLASTDAAPLSDDVSGDRDIEISEAA; translated from the coding sequence AAAAAAGAGAAAACGGTCGAATCGGCCAAGGATCTGGCGCTGATGTTCAAAACGCTGGGAGATCCGACGCGTATTCGGATCTTCCGCTATTTGCGTCACCGGTGCTGGCCCGTCACCGTGGAGGACGGCGAGGACAAATGGATGTCAGTCGGTCCTACGGTCGGCGAAGTTTCTCGCGTCGTGAGCGGATCGAAAAAGATCACCGCCAAGGTTTCGCATCATCTCAAGGAGATGCGTCTCGCGGGCCTGATCTCGATCCATCGGCAGGGCAAGACCATGGTCTGCGGCGTCTCGCAGAAGGCGATCGACGCGCTGTCGGAGTTTCTGGCCAGCACGGACGCGGCCCCGCTTTCGGATGACGTGTCCGGCGATCGTGACATAGAGATTTCCGAGGCGGCGTGA